In the genome of Perca fluviatilis chromosome 4, GENO_Pfluv_1.0, whole genome shotgun sequence, one region contains:
- the slc25a34 gene encoding solute carrier family 25 member 34 encodes MTSAQLLKTSPEESAFGAQPSRMASTGGVLGSSPPPAAVWPPLDFALGALSCCAACVFTNPLEVVKTRLQLQGELRARGSYQRHYRGVLQALWVVGRTDGLRGLQKGLSVGLIYQGVMNGVRLGSYSYCEALGITSFHGGSLLSGAGVGALGALIASPAYLVKTHLQAQTVEAIAVGHQHNHLGVSDAFVTIYRRDGLIGLWRGVNGAVPRVMVGSAAQLATFTSAKDWVSHSQWFSPNSCLTALIAAMISGVAVAISMTPFDVISTRLYNQPVDEFRKGRLYHGFSDCLLKVCQAEGLLGLYKGMGPVFVRLAPHTVLSMLFWDLMRQQTVKNNQSQGRS; translated from the exons ATGACCAGTGCTCAGCTGTTGAAGACTTCACCAGAAGAGTCTGCGTTTGGTGCCCAGCCTTCCAGGATGGCATCCACTGGCGGTGTCCTTGGCTCCTCACCTCCCCCTGCAGCTGTCTGGCCTCCTCTGGACTTTGCCCTGGGCGCTCTTTCCTGCTGCGCGGCCTGTGTGTTCACCAATCCCCTGGAGGTTGTAAAGACCCGTCTGCAGCTTCAGGGAGAGCTGCGTGCACGGGGGTCCTACCAGAGACACTATCGTGGAGTTCTGCAGGCCCTCTGGGTGGTAGGCCGCACAGACGGGCTGCGGGGCCTGCAGAAAGGGCTCTCAGTCGGGCTGATTTACCAGGGTGTGATGAACGGTGTGAGGCTGGGCTCCTACTCCTACTGTGAAGCTCTGGGTATCACCTCGTTCCATGGGGGGAGTCTGCTGTCAGGGGCAGGGGTTGGGGCGCTGGGTGCCTTGATTGCCTCTCCTGCCTACCTG GTGAAGACCCACCTGCAGGCTCAGACTGTGGAAGCCATAGCAGTAGGCCACCAGCATAACCATCTG GGGGTGTCTGACGCCTTTGTTACCATCTACAGAAGAGACGGTTTAATTGGTCTTTGGAGGGGTGTGAACGGGGCCGTGCCTCGAGTCATGGTGGGATCAGCTGCTCAACTGGCAACATTCACCTCGGCCAAGGACTGGGTGTCACATTCCCAG TGGTTTAGTCCAAACAGCTGTCTTACGGCTTTGATAGCCGCCATGATCAGTGGAGTCGCTGTGGCGATCAGCATGACACCATTTGACGTCATTAGTACCCGGCTCTACAACCAGCCAGTGGATGAGTTTCGTAAA GGGCGTCTGTACCATGGATTTTCTGATTGTTTGCTGAAGGTGTGCCAAGCTGAGGGCCTGCTGGGGTTGTATAAAGGCATGGGCCCTGTCTTTGTGCGCTTGGCCCCACACACAGTGCTCAGCATGCTGTTCTGGGATCTGATGAGGCAACAGACAGTGAAGAACAACCAGAGCCAGGGAAGGAGCTAA